One Rhodospirillaceae bacterium genomic region harbors:
- a CDS encoding ComEC/Rec2 family competence protein produces MSEATPRDLFDEDAPDERFPDASVGKLYAFSSSRFLTEELEKQSSHAVLWWPVVMAIGIGIFFALPADPQPWIGFLCLAAVLAVRTAFRVSFWVRLFTFVLALISVGFCAAQLRTHLVDAPSLLEDVGPALVTGTVIQVEPSGSAHRVTLDRLHISGFSEDQTPAKVRVRIPGSHGVPRVGQNIEVRSILRPPGRPVAPGAFDFQRYSYFRQLGGVGFAVGQWQSVSDLGATTSVWKDRVLELRADVGGRLSKSLPDESGAVARALITGERNAVPEDLQEAYRQAGLAHMLAISGLHMSLLTGLAFLFFRYGLALVLPIAERFDIKKLSAVIALGAALFYLVLSGSNIPAQRAFIMVSVVLGAILIDRTALSLRTLAWAAMLVLLLQPEALVGASFQLSFAAVVALIAVYERVHLRSRLWNRYGNFQPLKALALYALAVLVTDLIATSATAPFTAFHFHEIPSYSLLANLLAGPVMGLLIMPFGLIALLLMPFGLESIALIPMGFGIDLVDSIARFVSSLPGSILVTPQAELWALIAVSVGALFLALWQGHLRWLGTIAMVIGLLQPWNSVGPDIVIDEDAQLIAFKGEDGKLSLPSGRADGFTRGVWSEMWGRSNVAQKDIDGLNCDAIGCRYAKGGLIISIANTEAAVFEDCGQSDVLVARVPTWQICKQDQSIDRFDVWRHGAHAIWLNGGEVKVERVSDKTGRRIWNRSTWR; encoded by the coding sequence TTGAGTGAAGCTACGCCAAGAGATTTGTTTGACGAAGACGCTCCAGATGAGCGTTTCCCGGACGCGTCTGTTGGCAAGTTATATGCTTTTAGCTCTAGCCGCTTTTTGACCGAAGAACTTGAAAAACAAAGTTCCCATGCGGTGCTGTGGTGGCCAGTTGTGATGGCCATCGGCATCGGTATTTTCTTCGCACTTCCAGCGGACCCACAGCCCTGGATTGGGTTCCTGTGTCTTGCAGCCGTTCTCGCCGTGAGGACGGCGTTTAGGGTCAGCTTTTGGGTGCGATTGTTCACGTTCGTCCTCGCGCTGATCAGTGTTGGATTCTGTGCAGCACAACTTCGGACACATCTTGTTGATGCCCCAAGCCTTCTCGAGGACGTTGGGCCGGCGCTGGTGACGGGGACTGTAATTCAGGTGGAACCTTCGGGATCAGCGCATCGCGTTACGCTGGATCGGTTGCATATCTCCGGGTTTTCCGAGGATCAAACTCCTGCAAAGGTTCGTGTTCGCATTCCAGGCAGCCATGGGGTGCCGCGCGTTGGTCAGAACATCGAGGTTCGCTCAATACTACGTCCTCCTGGACGTCCAGTTGCGCCCGGTGCGTTTGATTTCCAGCGGTACAGCTATTTTCGCCAGCTTGGCGGCGTTGGTTTTGCAGTTGGCCAATGGCAGTCCGTGTCTGACTTGGGGGCAACGACGTCTGTTTGGAAAGACCGTGTCTTAGAGTTGCGCGCCGACGTCGGGGGCAGGCTCTCAAAGAGCTTGCCGGATGAATCTGGTGCTGTGGCCCGTGCGCTCATAACTGGCGAAAGAAACGCCGTGCCAGAAGATCTACAGGAAGCCTACCGTCAGGCTGGGCTGGCTCATATGCTTGCGATCTCCGGGCTACATATGAGTCTTCTAACGGGGCTGGCTTTTCTGTTTTTCCGTTATGGACTGGCCCTCGTGCTCCCCATAGCGGAACGCTTTGATATCAAGAAGCTTTCAGCCGTAATTGCCCTTGGCGCGGCATTGTTTTACCTGGTGCTGTCGGGGTCGAATATTCCCGCGCAACGGGCGTTTATTATGGTGAGTGTTGTCCTGGGTGCCATCCTTATAGATCGCACAGCTTTGTCATTACGAACGTTAGCCTGGGCGGCGATGCTTGTTTTGCTGCTTCAACCTGAGGCATTAGTCGGCGCAAGCTTTCAGCTCTCTTTTGCGGCTGTTGTTGCGCTGATCGCCGTTTACGAGCGGGTCCATTTGAGAAGTCGACTTTGGAATCGATATGGAAACTTTCAGCCTCTCAAAGCTTTGGCGCTTTATGCTCTGGCGGTGTTGGTGACAGACTTGATTGCAACGAGCGCAACTGCGCCATTTACAGCTTTTCATTTTCATGAAATCCCGAGCTACTCGTTATTGGCAAACCTTTTGGCTGGACCCGTTATGGGATTGTTGATTATGCCTTTTGGCTTGATCGCGCTCTTGCTCATGCCTTTTGGGTTAGAATCTATCGCCCTTATCCCCATGGGATTTGGTATTGATCTTGTTGACTCCATAGCCCGCTTTGTATCTTCTCTCCCAGGCTCAATCCTTGTTACTCCACAAGCAGAGCTCTGGGCGCTTATCGCTGTCTCTGTTGGTGCTCTCTTTCTCGCCTTGTGGCAGGGGCACCTGAGATGGTTAGGCACAATTGCTATGGTAATTGGATTATTGCAACCCTGGAATTCTGTGGGGCCAGATATCGTGATCGATGAAGACGCTCAGCTGATTGCCTTTAAAGGGGAAGATGGAAAATTGAGCCTCCCATCAGGTCGTGCGGACGGTTTTACGCGCGGCGTATGGAGCGAAATGTGGGGAAGATCGAACGTTGCTCAGAAGGACATCGACGGGCTGAACTGTGATGCCATCGGCTGTCGATATGCCAAGGGTGGTCTTATTATTTCTATTGCCAACACAGAAGCGGCGGTGTTTGAAGACTGTGGTCAGTCAGATGTATTAGTTGCGCGTGTTCCAACGTGGCAGATTTGCAAACAAGATCAGAGCATTGATCGCTTCGATGTCTGGAGGCATGGCGCTCATGCAATTTGGCTAAATGGGGGCGAAGTTAAGGTCGAACGGGTGTCAGATAAAACTGGCCGCAGGATTTGGAACAGATCCACTTGGCGTTAA
- the gltA gene encoding citrate synthase yields the protein MTKKVNLTVDNQNYEFPVLSGSTGPDVVDIRKFYANTGMFTYDPGFTSTGSCESAITYIDGDEGMLLHRGYAIDDLANNCNFEEVAYLLLKGELPNKAEKDQFEHDITYHTMMHEQIRNFYSGFRRDAHPMAIMCGVVGAFSAFYHDSLDITNPEHRRISSYRLIAKMPTIAAWAYKYSLGQPFIYPRNDLGYAENFLYMMFATPCEDYEVNPILAKAMDRILILHADHEQNASTSTVRLAGSSGANPFACIAAGIASLWGPAHGGANEAVLNMLNEIGDVSRIDEFVKRAKDKNDPFRLMGFGHRVYKNYDPRATILAKACKEVLAELGIKDNPLLDIAVALEKIALEDEYFIEKKLYPNVDFYSGIIFQAMGIPVTMFTALFALARTTGWIAQWNEMIEDPQQKIGRPRQLYTGEGHRPYVELGKR from the coding sequence GTGACAAAAAAAGTAAACCTCACCGTAGACAACCAAAACTACGAATTTCCAGTCCTCAGTGGCTCAACAGGGCCTGATGTTGTCGATATCAGGAAGTTCTATGCCAATACTGGCATGTTCACCTACGACCCTGGCTTCACGTCGACGGGCAGCTGTGAATCAGCCATCACATACATTGATGGGGATGAGGGCATGTTGCTGCATCGCGGCTATGCCATCGATGATCTCGCCAACAACTGTAACTTTGAAGAAGTTGCCTACCTGCTTCTCAAAGGTGAACTACCTAACAAGGCAGAAAAAGACCAATTTGAGCATGACATCACCTACCACACGATGATGCATGAGCAAATTCGGAACTTCTATTCTGGTTTTCGACGCGATGCGCACCCGATGGCTATTATGTGTGGCGTTGTCGGCGCGTTTTCTGCGTTTTATCACGACAGTTTAGATATCACGAACCCAGAACATCGGCGGATCTCTTCCTACCGCCTTATTGCAAAAATGCCGACCATCGCTGCGTGGGCCTACAAATATTCATTAGGGCAGCCATTCATCTATCCTCGTAATGACCTGGGATACGCCGAGAACTTTCTCTACATGATGTTTGCAACACCTTGCGAAGATTACGAAGTTAACCCGATTCTCGCCAAAGCTATGGACCGTATTCTTATTCTTCATGCGGATCACGAACAAAACGCGTCAACATCGACCGTTCGATTGGCTGGCTCCTCTGGTGCAAACCCATTTGCATGTATCGCAGCTGGTATTGCGTCGCTCTGGGGTCCTGCGCACGGTGGTGCCAACGAAGCTGTGCTAAATATGCTCAATGAAATTGGCGACGTAAGCCGTATTGATGAGTTTGTTAAACGCGCTAAGGATAAGAACGACCCCTTCCGTCTTATGGGCTTTGGTCATCGCGTTTATAAAAACTACGATCCGCGGGCAACGATTTTAGCCAAAGCCTGTAAAGAGGTTCTCGCAGAACTTGGCATCAAAGATAATCCGCTTTTGGACATCGCAGTTGCGCTGGAAAAAATCGCTTTGGAAGATGAGTACTTCATTGAAAAGAAACTTTATCCAAACGTCGATTTTTATTCTGGAATTATCTTCCAGGCAATGGGCATCCCAGTAACCATGTTCACAGCCTTATTCGCGCTGGCGAGAACAACCGGTTGGATAGCCCAGTGGAACGAAATGATTGAAGATCCTCAGCAGAAAATTGGCCGGCCGCGCCAGTTGTACACGGGTGAAGGTCATCGTCCCTATGTTGAGCTTGGGAAGCGTTAA
- the gltX gene encoding glutamate--tRNA ligase, translating to MSVITRFAPSPTGFLHIGGARTALFNKLFAQHHGGQYLLRIEDTDIKRSTQDAIDAIYDALAWLGLDWDGEPVSQSSRRERHAEVAQQLLDGGHAYRCYASPEELSDMRAAQKAAGLPTRYDGRWRDRNPVDAPDGIAPVIRLKAPQDGETVLEDLVQGKVTVANAQLDDMILLRSDGSPTYMLSVVVDDHDMGITHVIRGDDHLTNAFRQIQLFRAMDWTVPIYGHIPLIHGPDGAKLSKRHGALGAEAYREMGFLPEALRNYLLRLGWGHGDDEIISDEQAAEWFDGTGLGKAPARFDTAKLTALNAHYIKTADDDRLLSLIQDELEDLAGSSLDDTTRSHLKLGMASLKERAKTLLELTDSARLYVTPRPLTLDDKALKVLDDDARITLAAARDDLANFQPWTSDALENWARDYAEKMGLKLGKLAQPLRAAVTGSTVSPPIFEVMAIFGQEETLKRIEDYTQSN from the coding sequence ATGTCTGTCATTACCCGCTTTGCGCCCTCACCGACTGGGTTCCTTCATATCGGAGGGGCACGCACGGCGTTGTTCAATAAGTTGTTTGCTCAGCATCATGGTGGACAGTACCTCCTGAGAATTGAGGACACAGATATCAAGCGTTCCACTCAGGACGCGATTGATGCAATTTATGATGCTCTGGCATGGCTCGGCCTCGATTGGGATGGCGAGCCAGTCTCTCAATCCTCGCGCCGGGAACGGCATGCCGAGGTTGCACAGCAGTTATTGGATGGTGGACATGCGTATCGCTGTTATGCGTCTCCAGAAGAACTCTCAGACATGCGCGCCGCGCAAAAGGCTGCGGGTTTGCCAACGCGCTATGATGGCCGTTGGCGCGACAGAAACCCGGTAGACGCCCCTGATGGTATCGCCCCCGTCATCAGACTGAAAGCACCCCAAGACGGTGAAACGGTTCTCGAAGATTTAGTGCAGGGCAAAGTCACGGTCGCAAATGCGCAACTCGACGATATGATTTTGCTACGCTCCGATGGTTCCCCCACATACATGCTATCGGTCGTTGTCGATGATCACGATATGGGCATCACCCACGTTATTCGGGGAGATGACCACCTCACCAACGCCTTTCGTCAAATCCAGCTGTTTCGTGCCATGGACTGGACTGTGCCAATTTACGGGCATATTCCGCTAATTCATGGACCAGATGGGGCAAAACTCTCAAAACGCCATGGCGCCCTGGGTGCGGAAGCCTACCGCGAGATGGGATTTTTACCCGAAGCGCTGCGTAATTATCTGCTTCGTCTGGGCTGGGGACATGGCGATGATGAAATCATCTCTGATGAACAAGCCGCAGAGTGGTTCGATGGCACTGGCCTTGGCAAAGCGCCTGCCCGCTTCGATACAGCTAAGCTAACGGCTCTGAACGCCCACTACATTAAAACGGCTGACGATGACCGGCTCTTATCCCTGATACAAGATGAGCTAGAAGATCTAGCCGGCAGCTCACTCGATGACACAACGCGCTCGCATCTCAAACTTGGCATGGCGAGCTTGAAAGAGCGCGCTAAAACTCTGCTCGAACTAACCGATAGCGCCAGGCTTTATGTCACACCGCGCCCTCTGACCCTTGATGACAAAGCCCTTAAGGTTTTGGATGACGATGCCAGAATTACACTTGCTGCAGCGCGGGATGATCTCGCCAACTTCCAGCCCTGGACTTCAGACGCTCTTGAAAACTGGGCTAGAGATTACGCTGAAAAAATGGGACTAAAGCTGGGTAAATTGGCCCAACCGCTCCGCGCCGCCGTGACGGGCAGCACGGTTTCTCCCCCGATTTTTGAAGTTATGGCAATTTTTGGCCAAGAAGAAACTCTAAAGAGAATTGAAGATTACACTCAAAGTAATTGA
- the lexA gene encoding transcriptional repressor LexA, whose product MLTKKQHQLLMFIHDRMQSDGVAPSFDEMKNALDLKSKSGIHRLITALEERGFLRRLPHRARALEIMKLPENTTITGVQPASSNVVSAHFGKADPVPANDADGHMQVPLYGKIAAGMPIEALSDPASHIGVPPSMLGGSGDHYALTIEGDSMIDAGILDGDTVIIQHSDRAENGTIVVALVDGEEATLKRLRRKGESIALEPANPAYETRIFGPDRVKVQGKLVGLLRQY is encoded by the coding sequence ATGCTGACGAAAAAACAACACCAACTGCTGATGTTTATTCATGACAGAATGCAAAGTGACGGCGTTGCACCGTCCTTTGATGAAATGAAAAACGCTCTGGATTTGAAGTCAAAATCTGGGATTCATCGTCTCATTACGGCCTTGGAAGAACGGGGGTTCTTGCGACGTCTTCCCCATCGCGCCCGCGCTCTGGAAATTATGAAACTGCCTGAGAACACCACAATCACAGGAGTCCAACCAGCTTCCTCGAATGTCGTTTCTGCCCATTTTGGTAAAGCAGACCCCGTCCCGGCCAACGATGCGGATGGTCACATGCAGGTTCCTCTGTATGGCAAGATCGCTGCCGGTATGCCCATTGAAGCCTTGAGTGATCCCGCGTCGCACATTGGCGTCCCCCCCTCCATGTTGGGCGGAAGCGGCGACCATTACGCCCTCACGATTGAAGGTGATTCCATGATTGATGCTGGAATTCTGGATGGAGACACCGTGATCATCCAGCACAGTGATCGGGCCGAAAACGGAACCATTGTGGTTGCCCTAGTTGATGGCGAAGAGGCAACCTTGAAGCGACTACGCCGCAAGGGTGAATCCATAGCCTTAGAGCCTGCCAACCCGGCGTATGAAACCCGTATTTTTGGGCCTGATCGGGTAAAGGTCCAAGGTAAACTGGTTGGTCTTTTAAGGCAGTACTAA